A single region of the Nitrospirota bacterium genome encodes:
- a CDS encoding AsmA family protein has protein sequence MRKLLWAGGIILGVFLVAVLVLTVVVRSYLQSDRLKALIIPRIEALTGRQVTIDDIDVSLFKGIVIKGFHLKQADGAGDFLRTDEFILDYSLPPLLNRQLVITRVEIAGPYILVRRERDGRYNFSDMIERTKRGEAEKPAAGEEPHELPLSITTDRISLSNARLEFVDALNKLPRVDALISDGRLMASVGRSLAAMDITGYLTLESMKAVMDGIGTNTSGRIDIRSTSIDLSLATMIGKDTVRTTGTITGTPSAPVVRLDLSSKELDLERLLALSSGRKSGHGRAGAGGASKQDGGDRGVSMERSGFAGQEAPPIVLVADKRGAAASGGAPLVTASGTVTIGTAHYKEYVIRDFSLGYRYERGVVRLEPIAMRLSGGAQVAVEGTAAAEMLFRLAEGDAAAAVKRTLSGKGTARFSPIAIQQSPITDAVAVLTGIEALRSPRFDSSRFTFTIGNQRVLLEGTMDSPQIKVVPSGTVGFDKRLDMVADLRLSPELTASLSRAGRITGFLKDASGWSTVPLRITGTTEKPSVGLNTAAVQRQIQKGIQSELQRRLMEKLAPRDKGQAPQDKEQVPQKGPRPEDLLRDLFGK, from the coding sequence ATGAGGAAACTCTTGTGGGCAGGCGGCATTATACTCGGGGTGTTCCTGGTCGCGGTGCTCGTGCTGACCGTCGTGGTCAGGAGCTACCTGCAGAGCGACCGGCTCAAGGCGCTGATCATTCCGCGGATCGAAGCCCTTACCGGAAGGCAGGTGACTATCGATGACATCGATGTCTCCCTCTTCAAGGGAATCGTCATTAAAGGGTTCCATCTCAAACAGGCCGATGGCGCCGGTGATTTTCTGAGGACTGACGAGTTCATCCTCGACTACAGCCTGCCTCCTCTCCTGAACCGGCAGCTCGTCATCACCAGAGTCGAGATCGCCGGGCCCTATATCCTCGTACGCCGGGAGCGGGACGGCCGCTACAATTTCAGCGACATGATCGAGAGGACAAAGCGGGGTGAGGCTGAAAAGCCGGCAGCAGGAGAGGAGCCGCACGAGCTTCCTCTCTCGATCACGACCGACCGGATATCCCTGAGCAATGCGCGGCTCGAGTTTGTCGACGCCCTGAACAAGCTCCCGCGCGTAGACGCGCTCATATCCGACGGGAGGCTCATGGCGTCCGTGGGCAGATCGCTTGCCGCTATGGACATCACCGGCTATCTCACCCTCGAGAGCATGAAGGCGGTTATGGACGGAATCGGGACGAACACCTCCGGCAGGATCGATATAAGGAGCACGAGCATCGATCTTTCGCTCGCAACGATGATAGGGAAGGATACGGTCCGTACCACCGGGACCATTACCGGCACTCCTTCCGCTCCGGTGGTACGGCTCGACCTCTCTTCAAAGGAGCTCGATCTCGAAAGGCTCCTTGCCCTGAGCAGCGGCAGGAAGAGCGGCCATGGCAGGGCCGGCGCTGGAGGCGCCTCGAAGCAGGATGGCGGAGACCGCGGCGTATCGATGGAAAGGAGCGGTTTCGCCGGACAGGAAGCTCCCCCTATCGTGCTGGTTGCCGATAAACGCGGGGCTGCTGCATCCGGCGGAGCGCCGCTGGTTACCGCATCGGGTACGGTCACGATCGGGACTGCGCATTACAAGGAATACGTTATCAGGGACTTCAGCCTCGGGTACCGTTACGAGAGGGGCGTTGTGAGATTGGAGCCTATCGCCATGCGACTTTCCGGAGGCGCACAGGTAGCGGTCGAGGGTACGGCTGCTGCCGAGATGCTCTTCAGGCTCGCCGAGGGCGATGCTGCCGCTGCCGTGAAGCGGACCCTCTCGGGCAAGGGGACGGCCCGGTTCAGCCCTATCGCAATACAGCAGTCCCCGATAACCGATGCGGTGGCAGTGCTCACCGGCATCGAGGCCCTCAGGAGCCCTCGCTTCGACAGCTCGCGGTTCACCTTCACGATAGGGAACCAGAGGGTCCTGCTCGAGGGGACCATGGACTCGCCGCAGATAAAGGTGGTCCCTTCCGGAACGGTCGGCTTCGATAAACGGCTCGACATGGTCGCCGACCTGCGCCTCTCGCCCGAGCTCACGGCCAGCCTTTCCCGCGCCGGCAGGATTACGGGGTTCCTGAAAGACGCGTCAGGATGGAGTACGGTGCCGCTCAGGATTACCGGGACGACGGAGAAGCCGTCGGTCGGCCTGAACACGGCAGCGGTTCAGCGGCAGATCCAGAAAGGGATACAGAGCGAGCTGCAGCGGCGCCTGATGGAAAAGCTCGCTCCCCGGGACAAGGGGCAGGCCCCGCAGGATAAGGAGCAGGTACCGCAAAAGGGACCGCGGCCCGAGGACCTGTTGAGGGATCTGTTCGGAAAATGA
- a CDS encoding rhodanese-like domain-containing protein, translating into MKHRIAAALIMVLLPLSFAGAQEFKDIRAEEVKKLIDRRAKMVIVDARTRQEYYEGHLPTAINVPPEYSYSINQFLPKDKDTLLIFYCRGIG; encoded by the coding sequence ATGAAACACCGGATAGCGGCAGCACTCATCATGGTGCTCCTCCCCCTCTCCTTTGCCGGGGCGCAGGAATTCAAGGATATCAGGGCCGAAGAGGTAAAGAAGCTCATCGACAGGAGGGCGAAGATGGTGATCGTCGATGCGCGGACCAGGCAGGAATATTACGAAGGGCATCTGCCGACAGCGATCAATGTTCCGCCCGAGTACAGCTACTCCATAAACCAGTTTCTCCCCAAGGACAAGGATACGCTCCTCATATTCTATTGCCGCGGTATCGGCTGA
- the glgC gene encoding glucose-1-phosphate adenylyltransferase yields MAYPKTLTFILAGGKGERLYPLTAFRSKPSVPFGGRYRIVDFALSNFINSQLFSIYLLVQYKSQSLIEHVRQNWTLSSVIKEHFIAVVPPQMRMGPEWFQGTADAVFQNINLIRDHNPELVVVFGADHIYRMDIRQMIDFHLERDALVTVAARPVPLDQASSFGIIKADADRRITGFEEKPKSPSPMPGDPGRAYASMGNYIFRKDVLVEALGKAQKKRQHDFGAHVIPDLVETGKVFAYDFGTNVIPGSMPYEEKGYWRDVGTIAAYFDAHMDMLGSTPPFELSNEFWPIHPSTYEGPAAKILRGDITNSMIGEGAVVHNASIRNSVIRRGVIVEDDVSVEDCIIMDHTILRKGCRIRRAIVDKNNIIPEGDHVGFDPDKDRFGCYLDASGIAIIPRGARMTRAARETDV; encoded by the coding sequence ATGGCATATCCGAAGACGCTTACCTTTATTCTTGCCGGCGGCAAAGGCGAACGCCTCTACCCGCTCACCGCGTTTCGCTCCAAACCGTCGGTGCCGTTCGGCGGCCGCTATCGTATCGTCGATTTCGCCCTGAGCAACTTCATCAACTCCCAGCTCTTCTCGATCTACCTGCTGGTGCAGTACAAGTCGCAGTCGCTCATCGAGCATGTGCGGCAGAACTGGACGCTCTCGTCGGTCATAAAGGAACATTTCATCGCGGTCGTTCCTCCGCAGATGCGGATGGGGCCCGAGTGGTTCCAGGGGACTGCGGATGCGGTCTTCCAGAACATCAACCTCATCCGGGACCATAACCCGGAGCTGGTGGTCGTCTTCGGGGCGGATCACATCTACCGGATGGACATACGCCAGATGATCGACTTCCACCTCGAAAGAGACGCCCTCGTCACCGTGGCGGCCCGGCCGGTGCCGCTCGATCAGGCCTCCTCCTTCGGCATCATCAAGGCGGACGCCGACCGCCGTATCACCGGCTTCGAGGAAAAGCCGAAGAGCCCGTCGCCGATGCCCGGCGACCCCGGCAGGGCGTACGCCTCGATGGGCAATTATATCTTCCGCAAGGACGTGCTCGTGGAAGCCCTCGGCAAGGCGCAGAAGAAGCGGCAGCACGACTTCGGCGCCCATGTGATCCCCGACCTGGTCGAGACCGGAAAGGTCTTTGCCTACGACTTCGGCACCAATGTCATCCCGGGGAGCATGCCCTACGAGGAGAAGGGCTACTGGCGCGATGTGGGGACCATCGCCGCCTACTTCGACGCGCACATGGATATGCTGGGCAGCACGCCGCCCTTCGAGCTGAGCAACGAGTTCTGGCCCATTCATCCCTCCACGTACGAGGGGCCTGCAGCCAAGATACTCCGCGGCGATATCACGAACAGCATGATCGGCGAGGGCGCCGTCGTCCACAACGCCTCGATCCGGAACTCCGTCATCAGGCGGGGCGTGATCGTCGAGGATGACGTCAGTGTCGAAGACTGCATCATCATGGACCACACCATCCTCCGGAAAGGGTGCAGGATCCGGAGGGCGATCGTGGACAAGAACAACATCATACCCGAGGGAGACCATGTGGGGTTCGATCCCGATAAGGACCGGTTCGGCTGCTATCTCGACGCCTCGGGGATCGCGATCATTCCCCGGGGAGCCAGGATGACCCGCGCGGCACGGGAGACGGATGTATAG
- a CDS encoding ArsR family transcriptional regulator, giving the protein MKKRPKAPAIPPERHETVRRAIMELLRDRTLSAKEISADVGIPEKAVYDHLTHIEKSALQKHRQLVVVPAACKKCGFVFRKRERLTKPGRCPVCKGQSIEEPLFSIEEKKNSEFRSQSERPFA; this is encoded by the coding sequence ATGAAGAAGAGACCCAAAGCGCCTGCCATCCCCCCGGAGCGGCACGAGACGGTTCGCCGGGCGATTATGGAGCTGCTCAGGGACCGGACGCTCTCGGCAAAGGAGATATCGGCAGACGTCGGCATCCCGGAAAAGGCGGTCTACGACCACCTCACGCACATCGAGAAGTCGGCGCTGCAGAAGCATCGCCAGCTCGTCGTGGTTCCCGCAGCATGCAAGAAGTGCGGGTTCGTCTTCAGGAAGCGCGAGCGGCTCACCAAGCCGGGGAGATGCCCGGTATGCAAAGGCCAGTCGATCGAGGAACCGCTCTTCTCGATAGAGGAAAAGAAGAATTCAGAATTCAGGAGCCAGTCGGAGCGACCCTTCGCGTAG
- a CDS encoding mechanosensitive ion channel family protein: MIRNFEPFLLPFVIFVVSTAMLLFVRGIAFRLLHAWAERTATKADDIVIKAFKTPSVYWSIAIGLYIGIAASDIPEKHVFYLNRTLYVIIIFSITIATANLAGKIFRNYVQTSNLPLPTTGLAYALLKGTIIAIGILIILSFLGVSIAPLITALGVGGLAVALALQDTLANLFAGIHILVEKSIRVGDFIRLETGQEGYVEDITWRTTRVRMLPNNMVVIPNSKLAQSVVTNYYLPEKRMSVLVPVSVSYSSDPERVERLLVEEAKKAAPEIPGMLGDPEPFVRFIPGFGESSLDFTLICQVKEFTDQYPTQHELRKRIFKRFREEGIEIPFPHRTVYLREEREKEHGRSEGPNP, encoded by the coding sequence CTGGGCCGAACGGACCGCGACCAAGGCCGACGACATCGTCATAAAGGCGTTCAAGACCCCCTCCGTCTACTGGAGTATCGCCATCGGCCTCTACATCGGGATCGCTGCATCGGACATCCCCGAAAAGCACGTCTTTTATCTCAACAGAACGCTGTACGTCATCATCATTTTCTCGATCACGATCGCGACGGCGAACCTCGCGGGCAAGATATTCAGGAATTATGTCCAGACTTCCAATCTTCCGCTGCCGACCACCGGCCTTGCGTATGCGCTGCTGAAGGGGACCATCATCGCCATAGGAATCCTCATTATCCTGAGCTTCCTCGGCGTCTCGATCGCCCCGCTCATCACTGCTCTGGGCGTCGGCGGACTCGCGGTGGCGCTCGCCCTCCAGGATACGCTGGCGAACCTCTTCGCCGGGATCCATATCCTCGTCGAGAAGTCGATCCGCGTGGGCGACTTCATACGGCTCGAGACCGGCCAGGAGGGGTATGTGGAGGATATCACCTGGAGGACTACCCGCGTACGAATGCTGCCGAACAACATGGTGGTGATCCCCAACAGCAAGCTCGCCCAGAGTGTCGTCACGAACTACTATCTCCCCGAAAAGAGGATGTCCGTGCTGGTCCCCGTATCGGTCAGCTACAGCTCGGACCCCGAGCGGGTGGAGCGGCTGCTCGTCGAGGAGGCGAAGAAGGCAGCCCCGGAAATCCCCGGCATGCTGGGAGACCCCGAGCCTTTTGTACGCTTCATTCCGGGGTTCGGCGAGAGCTCTCTCGATTTCACGCTCATCTGCCAGGTGAAGGAGTTCACCGATCAGTACCCGACGCAGCATGAACTGCGGAAGAGGATATTCAAGCGGTTCAGGGAGGAGGGCATCGAGATACCCTTCCCGCACCGGACGGTCTATCTGAGAGAGGAGCGGGAGAAGGAGCACGGGCGGTCCGAAGGCCCGAACCCGTAG